Genomic DNA from Gemmatimonadota bacterium:
CGGTGTTCCGGGGCGTGATCCGGGTGCATCGGGGAGCGCAGCGCACGGACGCCTACCAGACGAATCGCAACCTGCTGCTCTCGGCGGAGGCGCGGGCGGACTCGCAGCCCAACCTGGAGATCGAAGCCGACGACGTGCGCTGCTCGCACGCGGCCACGGTGGGGCAGCTCGATCAGGAGGAGCTGTTCTATCTGATGAGCCGGGGGCTGTCGCGCAAGGCGGCGGAGCGGCTGGTGATATTCGGGTTCTTTGCCGAGGTGCTCGAGCGGCTGCCGCTGCCCGGGGTGGTCGAGGAACTGCGCGCGGTGATCGAGGAGAAGATCGGATAGCGGCCGTGGCGGAGTTCGTCTGGGTGGCCAGGCTGGGCGACGTCGAGCCGGGCAAGCTCTTGGGTGTCGAAGTGGGCGGCCGCCGCATCTGCCTGGCGAACGTGGAGGGCGAAATCTACGCCTTTCAGGACAATTGCACGCACAAGGACTTCCCGCTTTCGGCGGGCGCGCTGGAAGACGGGAGGATCGAGTGCGCCTGGCACGGCGCCCGCTTCGATGTGGCCACGGGCCGCGCGGTCGCCTTGCCGGCCATCAAGCCGCTGCATACCTATGAGGTGAGGGTGGAGGGTGGCGAGATCTATGTGGCCCCCTAGCACTGCCGGAGCTCCGGCCATGGCTTCCTTCGCTGCGCCTGCTGCGCCGGCGTCCGACCTGGCCTGGGTACGGGGCGAGTTCCCGATCCTGAGCCAGTCGGTGAACGGCCGGCCGCTGGTCTACCTGGACAGCGCGGCCAGCGCGCAGCGGCCGCGCGCCGTGCTGGACGCCGTGGACGAGTTCTACCGGCACGACAATGCCAATGTGCACCGGGGCATTTACGAGTTGTCGCGGCGCGCGACCGAGCGGTTCGAGGCGGCGCGGCAGCGGGTGGCCACCTTCCTGAACGCGCCGCACGCGCGCGAGATCATCTGGGTGCGGGGCACGACTGAGGCGATCAACCTGGTCGCCTCGAGCTGGGGCTCGGCCAACCTGCGCCCGGGCGACGAAGTGCTGCTCACCATCCTCGAGCATCACTCGAACATCGTGCCCTGGCAGCTTGCTGCGCAGCGCACGGGTGCGCGGCTCCACTGCGTCGACATCGACGAGCAGGGCCGGCTGCGGCTGGATCAACTGGAGGAGCTACTGAGCGAGCGGACCCGGCTGGTGGCGGTGGCGCACGTCTCGAACGCGCTGGGCACGATCAACCCCATCCGCGAGATCTGCGAGCGGGCTCACGCGGCCGGCGCCCTGGTGCTGGTGGACGGCGCGCAGGGTGCGCCGCACCTGTGGCCGGACGTGCAGGCGCTGGGCTGCGATTTCTACACCCTGTCGGGCCACAAGATGTGCGGCCCCATGGGCATCGGCGTGCTCTGGGCGCGGCGGGAGCTGCTCGAGCAGATGCCGCCCTACCAGGGTGGCGGCGAGATGATCGATGTGGTCGAGCTGGAGCGCTCGACGTACGCGGAGGTGCCGCACAAGTTCGAGGCGGGCACTCCCAATGTGGCCGGCGCCGTGGGATTGGCGGCGGCCATCGACTTCCTCGAGTCCGTAGGGCGAGAGACGATCTGCGGGCACGAGCGCAGGCTGATCGAGCACGGCCTCGAGCGGCTGGGTGCGGTCGAGGGACTGCGCCTGTTCGGGCCGC
This window encodes:
- a CDS encoding cysteine desulfurase encodes the protein MASFAAPAAPASDLAWVRGEFPILSQSVNGRPLVYLDSAASAQRPRAVLDAVDEFYRHDNANVHRGIYELSRRATERFEAARQRVATFLNAPHAREIIWVRGTTEAINLVASSWGSANLRPGDEVLLTILEHHSNIVPWQLAAQRTGARLHCVDIDEQGRLRLDQLEELLSERTRLVAVAHVSNALGTINPIREICERAHAAGALVLVDGAQGAPHLWPDVQALGCDFYTLSGHKMCGPMGIGVLWARRELLEQMPPYQGGGEMIDVVELERSTYAEVPHKFEAGTPNVAGAVGLAAAIDFLESVGRETICGHERRLIEHGLERLGAVEGLRLFGPPESESRTAVFAFELKGVHPHDLATILDAEGIAIRAGHHCAQPLMRRLGVAATARASCYLYNTPEEIDALVDGLGSARKIFGC
- a CDS encoding non-heme iron oxygenase ferredoxin subunit, whose translation is MAEFVWVARLGDVEPGKLLGVEVGGRRICLANVEGEIYAFQDNCTHKDFPLSAGALEDGRIECAWHGARFDVATGRAVALPAIKPLHTYEVRVEGGEIYVAP